The Paralichthys olivaceus isolate ysfri-2021 chromosome 2, ASM2471397v2, whole genome shotgun sequence genomic interval tccttcatatctgttgtACTTGACATATTTCTTAAATTTCATGCATTGTGGTCTTGAAAATATCTAAAATTGAACTTGTTGAAACTTGCACAAACCCTGTTTAAATTCCTTCAGTTCTCCTTAATAAATTCAGTAACAGTAAGTGTATAAAAGTGggagttttgttttattttagaattAAAGTCGCAGTGTAAGAGTAAGTGGTAATtaatcacaaatgtaaaatgaagaTGCAGATGAGGGGGAGCAGTGGAGATTCACATCATTTTAGAAAAGTCCAGCAAGACCCATGTGGTCGGATCAGAGTGGTTGATGATAGTAACAGAGACTTGGCTCTGACACGTTTTTGAGCTTGGCTGGTTGAACCCATGAGGCTAGTTTGTTTTTCGACATCAGATGTATGAAGTTTAGCTTTCTGGACAAGCTCATTCACATGCAGCCATGTATCGTGGATGAGTAATGGTCGTCCAGAGGGGAAACTGACAGAGTGCAAGAAGGAGTATGTGACGGGGTCAATAGGGCAGGAGGAATATCTGCCAGGGGAGATGTGATGAGAAGAGGTCAACAGAGGAGACAGGTGGTGATCTCGAGCCTCACGGCCAAAGTGTTTGCCCAGAAAAGACGACTTTATGGTGTTTGTGAAGCTTCTTATCAAAATCAGACAGAGTTGAAAGAAAGATGTGACAAAATAGTTTaatggaagaagaggagaagaaatatGGAGAGAGGCAAAGCAGGCTGTGCCTTTTTTCTATCAGCTACATTCTCTTAGCTTCCTGCATCATGTTATGCATACTTGAGACAGCTGAGAGACAAGTGGAGACAGATGGACACTCCtgtgggagagaagagagataatGTCAAATCAGGATGATTGTAGAGGTGATGGAGTCACAAGGGAGAGACAGGCggggtgaaaaataaaataaaattgtagaCGGAAAAATAGAGATGTAACTGTTGGCAGCTTTTTGAACAAGCAGTGTTGCAACATGCAGTATGTTTGTAGAAAGTCTGAAATCACCTATAAGTGAGAGAATTGCCTTTTTAAATAAGCTGACACAAGTGACAAGTTTTTCTAAGATATCAGCAAATGATCACCATTGCTGATGcaattttttctctccttcaatTTAAAAGTAAAGAGTCATGGCTAAATGTCCACCAcattgcgtgtgtgtttgctgcagttgCTGCAGTGTCTGAAGCTCGGTGCCCTGTCCCGCACCACAGCCAGCACCCAGATGAACGCCCAGAGCTCCCGCTCGCACGCCATCTTCACCATCCACCTCTGTCAGATGAGGGTCTGCCAGCAGCCGCAAATGGTGAGACTGGGGTTGGAGGAATGATAAagaaatatgtgtatatatttttttttgtcagagctGATGAAGCAATTgcaacaaaatagaaaaaatattttagcaTCATAGACACAGGTGATGAGTAATTTCAATTTTCCCCCCAAAAATTCCAACACCCTGCTAACAGAATGGAGGAGCGGAGAATGGGGAGGTTAACGGTGTGGACTCCAGCCCCATCGCTCAGCCGGAGTACGAGACACTGATGGCCAAGTTTCACTTTGTGGACCTGGCTGGTTCTGAGAGACTCAAACGTACGGGAGCCACAGGAGAGAGAGCCCGCGAGGGAATCTCAATTAACTGTGGACTGGTGAGACAAACCATTACTGAATGTTGTCATAGAAAAAAATGTAAGCAAGAAAACATACTTCACAGTTCTTCCATGTGCTCGTAATGAGATGTATTTAAACACGCTTCTTGCATGCAGAACAGTTTGTGATCAATTCctgaatatgtttgtgtttgtgtgtgttgtagctGGCCCTTGGAAATGTCATCAGTGCATTAGGAGATCAGACCAAAAAGGGAGGTCATGTCCCCTACAGGGACTCCAAACTCAGTCGACTGCTACAGGATTCATTGGGAGGCAACAGGTATacacgcaacacacacacacacacacacaatgagaatTAAATGTGTCCTCTTCGCTCATGGGAAAAAAGTTTTTCCTTGAACTGCATGAACCAAACAAGCtcagtttttccttcctctctagTCGTACAGTGATGATAGCATGCGTCAGTCCGTCGGACCGGGACTTcatggaaacactgaacacactGAAGTACGCCAACCGTGCCCGAAACATCAAGAACAAGGTGGTGGTGAACCAAGACAAGACCAGCCAGCAGATCAACGCCCTGCGTGCTGAGATAGCCCGACTGCAGATGGAGTTGATGGAGTACAAGGCGGTGAGAGACAGGAGTGAGAGGTTGATGGGATTGAAAAAAAcgataaatatttgaaaaaatacaGACAAGGAGAAAAAGATAATAGCAGATAAATCAAGAGGAAAAGGGAAGGTGGGGTTGTGGAGATGAGGAAAGAAGAGTTGCGGCTTTTAGACGGGAGCGATCACGTCTGTCAGTGTAACTGATGCAATGAGGCTGtaagagaggaatgaaagatgGATGAGACTCAGAATAGTAACAGCACAAGAAGCAAAAAGGCACTACTAATTGAAGTAAAAGAAGATTGTATTAAAGGGAAAGCAGTGGCCATGCCAGCAGCTACAGCAGTTTATATCAAATTGAAGATCTTTACTGGAACACACATccatttatgtattttactgGAGTGCATGAAGGAGATTTATTGGTGCAACCTCAGCTCTTTACCATAAAATGCAGGGAtcagtttgaaataaatgtgctCATCACCTAATGTGGACCAttagacagaaaaaacacacagaggtgcaTGATACAAGAAAATGTGACGATTTAACAAATTCTGCAAAGTTTCCAATTTTTCATCAGCTTTGATGTCTGGGACGACAAGAAATGAGCAGTCGTTTAGCTGGATTGTCAGTCTATTGTGCAGTTACCACGGTTACTAGAGGGAAGTGAATGTATGACTGTGAGGAGGGACGTCGGATTGACCTCAATGTGGTAATCAGGGATGTAATATGAAGTAATAGCGTGTTGGGCTGGTGGAAGTAATGATGTATGCGAGCTGTGACTGCATTAGATAGTGACATTCTGTTGAAGCTTACACAGAGGATTCTTTAAGTGAATCACTCGGGacacaacaatacacacactgaccagCTCAGTTCAAACAATAGCGTTGTGTTTGGTAGGACTGCAACATCAAGTGTATGAACAAGCGTGGATGttatcagtttgttttttaggtCTGACTTTTTGCCCCCAAATTATTTGTATTAAACATGCTGACTTCTCGATGCAGGGGAAGCGTGTGGCGTGTGAGGATGGTTCAGAGGGATTCAGTGACCTGTATCAGGAGAACGCcatgctgcagagagaaaatgacacACTGCGCCTCAGGGTGAAAGCCATGCAGGAGACCATAGACCACCTCAATACCCGAGTGACACACCTGCTGGCCAACGAGGTCAGCACTCTGCTGAACAAGTCAAGTATGTGAAAGACGTGTGATAAATTTTAATGTATAAAGGCTACAGACAAATGTTTCTCTTAAGTTTGCCATATATCAATTATTACTCGTACTGCAATCTTATCTTACTGAGCGCTTCTGTGACCTGAGCCTCCTTTTACCCTTGACCTCCAGATGACGGCAATGAGGAGATTGGGGCTTTAATCCAGAACTACATTCGAGAAGTTGAGGAACTGAGGTAAGAACTCAAAATCAAACCTCAGTCTGAAAATGACTTTTTTACTTGACAAATGTTTTGGCTGAATGGATGATATTCTTTTAAATGGGACCTATAATAGTAAtagttaaaataatataataaaagtaatttCTGTCACCATTTTACAAAGTTGATGTTTGGACCTTTATATTAAACATGGCCAAAGTTTCAAATCATAaggtaaatgtaattaaaagtcGCTGTAAGCTAAAACATCTATTAACAGCATGTTTCTGTCCGCTGTCAGAACCAAGCTTCTCGAGAGCGAGGCCATGAATGAGTCGTTGCGACGGCAGGCGACCCGGCTCTCCTCCCGCTCATTGTTCCCTGCCTCCACTCTCAGCCCTGCCCCCGGCCACCCCCCTGGTTCCTCCCCTGCCTCCATGTCCATGGAGGCCGAGATGACGGACGTGTTGCGCCGAGCCAAGCTGGACATCGAGAggctgaagaagaaggagcggaggcagaggaggatgaggtgaggagaGGTGTACACATGCCATGTTTCTACAATATATGTGCAAATTCCAACAAGGTCCTTCTTTGTCATATCTCCAAACGTTACagctttatttaactttatttcttaTGTCCTCCTGAGTCTTTATCAACAAACCTGTGCATGCAAACGCTGAAAGAGCACAATGAGCACATAATTGTTTCCTGCCTCTATTGTCTTTGCTCCACGTGCGTCTCTTTTCGAGCTTGAGAGGCACATCACAAGACGATTAGGGCTTTGGGACGGCAAGCCAGTGCTGAGTACAAACGTTGGCTCAGACACAAAAAGGTCTAATTCAGTCGGCCAGTGGGTcatgagagaggagagcatgCAGCCCAATAGGCTAATTGAAGTTTAATGGGATagagacaggaagtcagagaTGGATGGGTTATAATAAGCAGCACGGTTttaaaagagggagaaaaagagagaatgaagttgataataaagtttaaaaagctAAGAGGGCGATTAGGGTATATGAGCTGAGGAGGAGTTTGTTGTTACCGCAAGCACTTGGCAGCACTCCCAAAACCCTAATGGTGGATGGTAAGAGTGTGTGACATCTCTCTTGAAGGAGACAGAGTGTGTCTGCGGGTAATGGACAAAAACCATTTGGAATATTAGAATATACATCCACTTTAACCTAATGTGGTGAGGTGTTGTGCATTTCTTCCACCACCGGCTCTAATCTGAACAACATGCTCTTCTCTTCCTGCAGTCCGGAGCTGGAGAAAGGTCTGAAGAAACGAGTGAAGCTCCACACTCATGAGAATGGCGAGAACGGGCAGAATGGAGAAAACAGGCTAAATGGACAGAATGGAGAGATCGATTCAGATGACAATTACGCTGAGGTTTACTTTTACTCCCTATATTTTAAAACCAATTGTGTACTTTCTGCTCCTTATATTTTCAAAACAGGCTCCTAACTTTTGTttcaatatgttttcatttgtttgtaggACATCATGTCTCCACTGCAGGAGGAGAGTGGCTGTGATGAAGACGagggggaggatgaggaggagggcagggaggaggaggacgagttTGACAGTGACGAGAGTCTGGTGGATTCAGACTCGGACTCGGAGGAGAAAGGTGAGAATCTGACAGCTGCTACAACACACAGAGGCCAGGCCTCTTTCccatttctgttctgttttctgACAGCTTGTCCTAATTTGTTTGCATCTCTTTCTGTCACAACACCTTTTGAACCTTTGAAACAAAACATGAGAGAGGCCTGATGCCAGTAGGAATGACActaatatacaaatacacaacacataaaaatgtgtgtctgacctttgcccCTTCCAACCGACAGCTAACTTCCAGGCGGACCTGGCCGACCTGACCTGTGAGATCGAGATCAAGCAGAAGCTGATAGACGAGCTGGAGAACAGCCAGCGGAGGCTGCTGATGCTCAAGCTGCAGTACGAGGAGAAGCTTATCCTTCTGCAGAACAAGATCAGAGACACTCAGCTGGAGAGAGACCGTGTGCTGCAGAACCTCAGTGAGCACCATGGGATTTGTAGTTAACATATATGGTTGAGgaatttgaaaaacacaaaagtagGTTGGCTGATAAGTAGAAATGTTAAAAGGGTCGTTTCATGGCTCCACAGTGTCCATGGAGAACTACACTGAGGACAAGGCGAACCGGATCAAGCAGGAGTACGAGAAACGTCTCAAGGAGATGAACCGTGACCTGCTGAAGCTGCAAGCTGCTCAGAAGGAGCACGCACGTCTCCTCAAAAACCAGGGGAGGTATGAACGGGAGCTGAAGAAACTCCAAGTTGAGGTCAACGAGATGAAGAAAGCCAAGGTATGGCCAGCTAAAGGAGAGTAAATAGAACTTAACTTTTGGAGGAGGAAATACTAATACTACATCAGTTAAGAGAGACTGACCTCTGTGCTGTTTCCAGGTGACTCTGATGAAGCAGAtgaaggaggagcagcagaggaggaggatggtggaGGCGAAGAGGAACCGTGAGATTGCGCAACTTAAGAAGGAGCAGAGACGCCAGGAGGTCAGTCTGCACGTGTGCATGTTGTGCAGGGATATATTTGTTCTGATACTGCTGATAGCATTATTGTTCCCCACACAGTTCCAATACAGTTCTGGAGCCACAATGAATGTTTTGCAAACAAATTCCAATTTTACTAATTTTTGCAGTTTAGGTTTTGTAatgtcacacacaaatacaattattGTACAATCATTGGAAAATAGCTGAGAATAAGAATCTGAGCAATGTTATGTATACATTTGATATACATCTGTGTTACAGCTCATGCTTCAAATTAAAACTTCACTGCTGTATTTAAGGCAACACTGTCAACTTTTTACCTTAAAGTAGCTTCAAAATGACTTTGATGGaacagagaaatagagagaatgGAGCGTCTTTCATTCCCACCTCTCACCCTGAAAGTCTGTTGTTGCTTTATGCAAGAACGGTGAGAGGTTACGATCTCTTGTAAGAAATGTGTATCTGATAATAGTCAGGCCCAGTATTTCGAGAGCCATGCACTGTAAATCAGTTAAAAAGATTTTAGAATTCTGGAATTGATCAGGCCAAAAAATTGATAGACAAGGAAGGATACAAGGAAACCACATATTTGCTCGGACACAGAGCCCATCAGAATTGATCATGTGtagctgcagagggcgctgttgcatAGTAAAAGtaacagtgttgctttaaaaaaagaaattctgtaGAGTGAGGTCTACATCTGTGATTCATGTATCATGTACATGCTGCTCACAGACTGTTGATATCACTTTTATTCTTAGGAAGATCAGTATGTACTGCACTCATATAGATATCTGTCTTTATTTGTAGTTTCCTGGAGCAGAGAGTTTATTAATCAGGGTGAAACATTTACACTGTCATACTGTGGGGCTCATTCATAATCCTGTTGTTTAGTATTTCAAGTTAAAATCCTTTTATGGTGAGCACCTTGTAAGACTGTTATGCAAAAAGCTTATTTACCAATCTCAGTAATGTAAATACCGTGTGAGCAGCAATAAAGAATTGAGATTAAGTCGACACAGTTGTAAGCACATTAAAGAGTTGTGTCTCCTCTCTTATCCATCAGTACCAGATTCGAGCACTGGAGTCTCAGAAGCGGCAGCAGGAGATGGTGCTGCGCAGGAAGACGCAGGAGGTGACGGCCCTGCGGCGCCTGGCCAAGCCCATGTCAGACCGCGTAGCCGGACGCGTGGCCCGCTGGAACCAGGCCTCTCTGGGTACAGACTCTGGAGCTGAGTTATCAGCCAGCACCACGGCGAGCAGCTCCGAACCTGACACTGGGAGGATAGTGAGTGGCCTGGTGAGACAGTGGAACAACAAGAACAATGTGATGGGATACCtgggagagagcgagggaagCATGGATGGAACCAGGGTCATTGGGTAAGACTGGCTGGGATTCATGTATTTAATGAGACTGTATTCACATAGCAGTTAACCAGACAGCCAGTATCGGAGCTATGGACTTTTCTCGTTGACCTAATGGATAAAGTTTATGAAGTATTTAAGAGTCAGAGAAGACTTTAATTTAGATTCTTCATATAATAAATAGAATCTATACAATAACAtttcattacattatatttttaaagcaCGTCATTGTCAGTGGCTGCTGATTTACATCTCTGATCACCTCTCACATCTCTTAATCTCTTTCCAGCAACAGGAAGAAGATGCAGAGGAAGCCAGCACTCCTGGGCATCAATGGAACAGCAGGCAGAGCCAGCAGCTTCTCCAAGTCAGCCCGTCAGAAGTGGCAGACCCTCGAACGTCGCATCATGGACATCGTCATGCAGAGGATGACCATCTCTAATATGGAGGCTGATATGGACCGCCTTATCAAGGTAGGATTAGCTCTGGCTCGGTGGATAAAACCGAGGTGGATAAAACCTGCTGTTTGAATTGTTAAGGGATTTGAAGGACAGTCAGGCAGTGTAGTGTTGCAGCATCAGTCATAATCGCTGTGCGTGCTTCTGTGTTCTGTCGAGTCAGAAGCGAGAGGAGCTGACGGCCCAGCAGGAAGCACTGTCGCATAAAAGGGAGGTGCTAATGGCGGATGGGGAGGGACCAGAAGCAGAGGACCGCCTCCTTCTGGAAATTAATGAGGATATTGAGGTGCTGAACGCAAACATAGACTACATCAACGACAGCCTGTCTGAGTGCCAGGCCACCATTGTACAGATAGAGGAGACCaaggtatacacacacacacacacacacacacacacacacacacacacgtgctgtTTAGAATACTCTTCcttattgtgtgttttcctgcaggatGAGCTGGACTCGGTAGACACCTCTGTGGTGATCAGCTCTTGCTCCTTGGCTGAGGCACGCCACCTGCTGGACCATTTCCTGAAGGCCTCAATTGACAAGGTGTGTTAACAGAAAAATTGTATATGCTAAGTTATTGTTAccaatacatgtgtgtgtgattattttcagtcttttacgttttgtttggtttctttgaactgaaaattatattttacaattttactgataaaataatcatgttatttttgtttattgagTAGTAATGTCCTGAATGTCTGTTAAAGTGAGTGGTTGCAGTGTCATCTAGTGGTGACTATTTGTGTTACAAGATGttacaagattttttttttttggggggggggtcttggtataaaacaaatcacaaaatacCATTTAGAAAATAAGTATTTACCAGATAGTCTAACATCCTGTTGTGTAAGTAGCACCCAGTCAAAAAGTTAGTGTAACACTATGAGAGATCTCCTGTCTTgactttaagtgtgtgtgtgtgtgtgtgtgtgtgtgtgtgcagagtttaCAGGTGGCTCAGAAGGAGGCTCAGATCAGACTGCTGGAGGGCCAACTGAGACAGACGGACATGATTGGCTCATCCCACAATCACATGATCCTTGATGCCCTGAGAGTAAAGGCCGAGTACATCCCTGAACTCCAGGCTCTCATCCACAATGTACAGCAGGGTGAGGAGAggtttttgtgtatctgtgtggagacttttcttctctcttttccagtTTGTGCATAGCATTTGGAATCGAAATCGATAAGACTTTTATTATCTGTTCAACCATATTGACTGGCAGTAAACCATGCAGTACATCTGTAAATACAGTACCAGAGGATTTCCTTGCGTCACTCTTCAGAAATGTTTTGAAGCACGTAAAATCTGCTTAGAAAACGATGAGTTTTAATCAGCTTCGTAGAATATATCAGAGCATGACATTGTAGCAGAGTAGGTTGTGGCACATACAGACAGGTTGAAGGGCAGGTTGTGGTGGTGTACTGCAGACTTTAGAAGTTGTGTGATTTGTCTGCTTCCAGAAAACGGTTATGCCAGCACAGACGAGGAGCCCTCTGAGTTCAGCCAAGCCTCTGACTGCAGGTGAGACTGCAGAGCCTGCTCGCCCACACAACACCCTCCACACACAACATCCACCTCATTGTTAAAATCATCAGTTTAATAAATCTTACTTAATTCTGATTTGGTAGAAAAACATGACGGTCTTTTCTCACGTTTCTTTGTTTACTTGATTCTCCTTGTGTCTCGATCTTTCGGCAGTGTATCTAAAATGAAAGAATCCAACAGCCAAGAGGATTTCAAGATAAAGGTACAGCTGCTCATTGAAGTAGACAGATGTTACTAAGCTCAGCCACAGATGTTGCAGACTCATTTTACTGTTTACCAGATTTTAATattactttttgtatttttctttatcttcagTGTCACTTCTCAAAACATCAGGTGGATACATTTTTACAGTGCCCAAAATTGTCAAACCCCTTTGAAACTGTATGAGCCTGCATGTTGTTAGATGATGTTCATGTGCTGAAGCTTTTGCTCAAgtgtgttttgaatgttttcCGTACTTTTTCACACGCCTCATTTTGTCAGAGTAGGTGCTATTCCAGAGTACAACCACAAGGTGGCAGTATAAGCATAATGTATAGGTGGATGAAGCCCTGGCATGACACCAATCccttttaatttattgttaatGCCACCCTCTACTCttatgttttcagtttcagtttcccTTCATCTAGCCTTCGTTTGACCCTACAAATGCAGCTTTTCCTTTTCTAGGttgtttgttctgctgtttcCATATTCTCTttgccattttttaaaatattttccagcTTTATCTTAATTTCCTTAATTCAATTCAGGCTTTTATCTCTATTCTCCCGGCTTCTGATCCGGctgtcctcctccttcctcattTCATTCTCTCTTCTATGATAAAACAAATGATGCACATTTTTCACCCAGATGGAGCCCCGTCTGTCGGCTCAGATGAAGGCAGTGTCTGCAGAGTATTTGGGTCCTGTGCTGGATCCCTCATCAGGTAGCAAGCAGCAGCACATCACCAAATCCCTGGCCTCGCTGACTGATATCCAGGAAGACGGCCTGAGTCTGGTGAGAGGGAGCCTGGGACTCAGCCTGTCTGTGCGAGACCCTTACCACAGGGAGAGGGCGTCCCGCACCATCAGTCTGCCTGTCAGGGGGCACACCTTGTAAGTCATGAACTGAATTTGAACTGCAGTGGTAAAGAAATAATGATAACTAAGATAAAGCACACCAATCATCTTTAAGTGTTACCAGGAACAGAGAATTATCAGGAGGCTTGGCTcttgtttttctgcatcattgCATTCTGACAACTCCTCACAAGTGATGATTCCTGCAGCGCTGCAGTGGGTGGAGCACTCTCTGCACAGATCTCCTTTTATGTCCCACACCTCCTCAGGACTATTAGATGAACTCAAGCCCCCTTCGTCGACTCCACAACCATTATAACATTTTTAGCTGATGATTTCAACCATTTAGCCCACAATCAAccattaaatcattttcttttagcTATTCCCTCAACTATCGCTTACTTTAAGCTTTATATCACAAATGTTTCCCTTATTTTTAGCTAAGTAACAACAAATTAACTCAGAAATGCATCTATTACTATTAGCTAAGTATCAACCATTTAGATCAGAACTGTATTAATTAATGTACTGTTAGtatttagaaaaatatattcatgGCACTTTCACAATTTCATTACTTTTTGCAAActacctttttgttttgtttgaatttagaCTAGCAAACTACTTTTCAGCACTTGCACAGTTATGACAGTTGGCACcgtatgtgtctgtgtattttgtCAGACAGACGTATTCCATGTcctctataataataataattataataataataataattataacctATATGGTGCAGCGACCCTGTTCAGGAATCATCTCTCTGCTGTGCGGCCTGTTGAGTCCTCATCAATCACAGAACCTCATCTCAAATCCCACTGAtgccaaacatttgttttgctgaAGTACAGGAAAAATTGCATCTAAGTATCTAACCACAACACCCTGAGGAATGTAACAAATACGTGAACTGCAGTGAAGAACTATTTTTATGTCATATTTCCTGattaaggatttaaaaaatccCCCCTAATAATATCCTCCTGCACATTTCCAAACTAACAACCACTACAAGAAGCCTGACATTTTTTTAGGTTATAAAACTGCTTGAGGGAGAAGACAGTGAAATGTGCTTCTGTCCTCAGGGATGGCAAGCCTGGTTGTGTGTGATTTGATATTTAAAGGAATGAGTCTGAGCTGCATAAGTCTGCTAGAAATGCCATTGCTACTGCATGCACTCTTGGAAATCTGCTTagtttgcttgtgtgtttgtgtcagtcccAGGCAGTCTCGGGGTTATGACACTTCCCCTATAACAAGGAGGAAATCGTACGACCGTGCGTACAGGTACATGTAATGCTTATATTCGAGCTACTCTTCAAGCAAATTGATGCACAGTGTGACTGTGTAATGTGATATAAAGCCATTGTTGTCTaactctgtccttcctcttcccTAACCTCTCTCATCCTCCCGCCCTGTATCAGACCCACTGATGGCTacactcccccctcctcccctcctctgagGACCAGGAATGACCGCAACGTCTTTTCAAGGCTCACGAGCAACCAAACCCAAGGTTCTGCCCTGGACAAGTGAGTACACTCCTGCACatatgcattcacacatacacacacacacacacacacacacacacacacacaccctttttGTACACACAGTCATCTGATCAATTCAGTTGC includes:
- the kif21b gene encoding kinesin-like protein KIF21B isoform X12, producing the protein MANQGDCCVKVAVRIRPQMAKEKIEGCHVCTMVTPGEPQVLLGKDKAFTYDFVFDIDSEQHSIYQACVHKLIEGCFEGYNATVFAYGQTGSGKTYTMGTGFDVGLGQQEQGIISRAVHQLFEGIQNRRVCSQEAGTQPPEFKVSAQFLELYNEEILDLFDAARDPDSRSRKSNIKIHEDSSGSIYTTGVTSRLVHSEEELLQCLKLGALSRTTASTQMNAQSSRSHAIFTIHLCQMRVCQQPQMNGGAENGEVNGVDSSPIAQPEYETLMAKFHFVDLAGSERLKRTGATGERAREGISINCGLLALGNVISALGDQTKKGGHVPYRDSKLSRLLQDSLGGNSRTVMIACVSPSDRDFMETLNTLKYANRARNIKNKVVVNQDKTSQQINALRAEIARLQMELMEYKAGKRVACEDGSEGFSDLYQENAMLQRENDTLRLRVKAMQETIDHLNTRVTHLLANEVSTLLNKSNDGNEEIGALIQNYIREVEELRTKLLESEAMNESLRRQATRLSSRSLFPASTLSPAPGHPPGSSPASMSMEAEMTDVLRRAKLDIERLKKKERRQRRMSPELEKGLKKRVKLHTHENGENGQNGENRLNGQNGEIDSDDNYAEDIMSPLQEESGCDEDEGEDEEEGREEEDEFDSDESLVDSDSDSEEKANFQADLADLTCEIEIKQKLIDELENSQRRLLMLKLQYEEKLILLQNKIRDTQLERDRVLQNLMSMENYTEDKANRIKQEYEKRLKEMNRDLLKLQAAQKEHARLLKNQGRYERELKKLQVEVNEMKKAKVTLMKQMKEEQQRRRMVEAKRNREIAQLKKEQRRQEYQIRALESQKRQQEMVLRRKTQEVTALRRLAKPMSDRVAGRVARWNQASLGTDSGAELSASTTASSSEPDTGRIVSGLVRQWNNKNNVMGYLGESEGSMDGTRVIGNRKKMQRKPALLGINGTAGRASSFSKSARQKWQTLERRIMDIVMQRMTISNMEADMDRLIKKREELTAQQEALSHKREVLMADGEGPEAEDRLLLEINEDIEVLNANIDYINDSLSECQATIVQIEETKDELDSVDTSVVISSCSLAEARHLLDHFLKASIDKSLQVAQKEAQIRLLEGQLRQTDMIGSSHNHMILDALRVKAEYIPELQALIHNVQQENGYASTDEEPSEFSQASDCSSVSKMKESNSQEDFKIKCHFSKHQMEPRLSAQMKAVSAEYLGPVLDPSSGSKQQHITKSLASLTDIQEDGLSLVRGSLGLSLSVRDPYHRERASRTISLPVRGHTFPRQSRGYDTSPITRRKSYDRAYRPTDGYTPPSSPPLRTRNDRNVFSRLTSNQTQGSALDKGVINPIGGVKGGRTAPLQCVSVAEGHSKPVLCVDATDELLFTGSKDRTCKMWNLVTGQEIATLKGHPNNVVSVKYCPSSGLVFSVSTSYIKVWDIRDSAKCVRTLTSSGQVVSGDACAGTTTRTITFAQGECQINQIALNPSGSVLYAAAGNIVRMWDLNRMQAMGKLTGHIGSVMCMTVGQSLLGKDQVITGSKDHYVKVFDVAEGTLGNVGPAHNFEPPHYDGIECLAVQGDVLFSGSRDNGIKKWDLEQQELTQQIPNSHKDWVCALAYVPGRPMLLSGCRGGMLKVWNVENFTPIGEVRGHESPINAICTNSRQIFTASSDKTVKIWLSKLWRKR
- the kif21b gene encoding kinesin-like protein KIF21B isoform X10; translated protein: MANQGDCCVKVAVRIRPQMAKEKIEGCHVCTMVTPGEPQVLLGKDKAFTYDFVFDIDSEQHSIYQACVHKLIEGCFEGYNATVFAYGQTGSGKTYTMGTGFDVGLGQQEQGIISRAVHQLFEGIQNRRVCSQEAGTQPPEFKVSAQFLELYNEEILDLFDAARDPDSRSRKSNIKIHEDSSGSIYTTGVTSRLVHSEEELLQCLKLGALSRTTASTQMNAQSSRSHAIFTIHLCQMRVCQQPQMNGGAENGEVNGVDSSPIAQPEYETLMAKFHFVDLAGSERLKRTGATGERAREGISINCGLLALGNVISALGDQTKKGGHVPYRDSKLSRLLQDSLGGNSRTVMIACVSPSDRDFMETLNTLKYANRARNIKNKVVVNQDKTSQQINALRAEIARLQMELMEYKAGKRVACEDGSEGFSDLYQENAMLQRENDTLRLRVKAMQETIDHLNTRVTHLLANEVSTLLNKSNDGNEEIGALIQNYIREVEELRTKLLESEAMNESLRRQATRLSSRSLFPASTLSPAPGHPPGSSPASMSMEAEMTDVLRRAKLDIERLKKKERRQRRMSPELEKGLKKRVKLHTHENGENGQNGENRLNGQNGEIDSDDNYAEDIMSPLQEESGCDEDEGEDEEEGREEEDEFDSDESLVDSDSDSEEKANFQADLADLTCEIEIKQKLIDELENSQRRLLMLKLQYEEKLILLQNKIRDTQLERDRVLQNLMSMENYTEDKANRIKQEYEKRLKEMNRDLLKLQAAQKEHARLLKNQGRYERELKKLQVEVNEMKKAKVTLMKQMKEEQQRRRMVEAKRNREIAQLKKEQRRQEYQIRALESQKRQQEMVLRRKTQEVTALRRLAKPMSDRVAGRVARWNQASLGTDSGAELSASTTASSSEPDTGRIVSGLVRQWNNKNNVMGYLGESEGSMDGTRVIGNRKKMQRKPALLGINGTAGRASSFSKSARQKWQTLERRIMDIVMQRMTISNMEADMDRLIKKREELTAQQEALSHKREVLMADGEGPEAEDRLLLEINEDIEVLNANIDYINDSLSECQATIVQIEETKDELDSVDTSVVISSCSLAEARHLLDHFLKASIDKSLQVAQKEAQIRLLEGQLRQTDMIGSSHNHMILDALRVKAEYIPELQALIHNVQQENGYASTDEEPSEFSQASDCSSVSKMKESNSQEDFKIKCHFSKHQMEPRLSAQMKAVSAEYLGPVLDPSSGSKQQHITKSLASLTDIQEDGLSLVRGSLGLSLSVRDPYHRERASRTISLPVRGHTFPRQSRGYDTSPITRRKSYDRAYRPTDGYTPPSSPPLRTRNDRNVFSRLTSNQTQGSALDKSDDSDSSLSEVLRGVINPIGGVKGGRTAPLQCVSVAEGHSKPVLCVDATDELLFTGSKDRTCKMWNLVTGQEIATLKGHPNNVVSVKYCPSSGLVFSVSTSYIKVWDIRDSAKCVRTLTSSGQVVSGDACAGTTTRTITFAQGECQINQIALNPSGSVLYAAAGNIVRMWDLNRMQAMGKLTGHIGSVMCMTVGQSLLGKDQVITGSKDHYVKVFDVAEGTLGNVGPAHNFEPPHYDGIECLAVQGDVLFSGSRDNGIKKWDLEQQELTQQIPNSHKDWVCALAYVPGRPMLLSGCRGGMLKVWNVENFTPIGEVRGHESPINAICTNSRQIFTASSDKTVKIWLSKLWRKR